In the genome of Candidatus Omnitrophota bacterium, one region contains:
- the mfd gene encoding transcription-repair coupling factor, translating into MFKSLKIYTGQTVSIEYLAESFVRFGYHRQSAVADEGDFSVRGGIIDIFPVTFELPVRIDLDAEKIVSIKSFDPLKGTSLWEHTIAIIIPFKKAKSVTQPSFNEKFPLENFVDINIGDYVVHNQYGIGRFKGLQKIKTGEKAQDNLVIEYDAGEKLFVPVDQMHLVQKYISFHIRRPKLFRLGSKEWERIKNRARKGIEKLAWDLLSLQAMRLSADGFAFSADTELHKEFAETFPYTETVDQVKALMDVTADMEKAKTMDRLLCGDVGYGKTEVAMRAGFKAVVNNKQVAYLVPTTILAEQHFQNFSKRLENFPVIVEMLSRFRTPGQQADIIKRVRDGKVDIVIGTHRLLSDDVIFKDLGLVIIDEEQRFGVKAKEKLKALRLTTDVLTLTATPIPRTLYMSLMGAKDLSVIDSPPENRLPIKTVVVEYDEDLLRQAILRELNRKGQVFFLHNRIEDLERVQEKISRLLPKGARLAIGHGQMPARELEQVMSAFIKGDIDILLSTMIIESGIDIPNANTIIVNNANTFGLSDLHQLRGRVGRFNRSAYAYFVVPRSGILSAISQKRLSALQEYSHLGAGFKIAMEDLEIRGAGNLLGVQQHGFVNAVGFDLYCRLLKEAINTLQKIPKG; encoded by the coding sequence ATGTTTAAATCGCTGAAGATATATACCGGACAAACGGTCAGCATTGAATACCTGGCTGAGAGTTTTGTCCGCTTTGGTTACCATCGCCAGTCAGCGGTGGCCGACGAAGGCGATTTCAGCGTGCGCGGCGGGATAATCGATATATTCCCGGTTACCTTTGAACTGCCGGTCAGAATAGACCTGGACGCGGAGAAGATCGTTTCCATAAAAAGTTTTGACCCGCTTAAAGGCACCAGCCTCTGGGAACACACCATAGCCATAATCATCCCTTTCAAAAAAGCCAAAAGCGTTACCCAGCCTTCTTTTAACGAGAAATTCCCCCTGGAGAATTTCGTCGATATTAATATCGGCGATTACGTGGTGCACAACCAGTACGGTATCGGCAGGTTCAAGGGCCTGCAGAAGATAAAAACCGGGGAAAAGGCCCAGGATAACTTAGTCATTGAATACGACGCCGGAGAAAAGCTGTTTGTGCCGGTGGACCAGATGCACCTGGTTCAGAAATACATCTCTTTCCATATAAGAAGGCCGAAACTCTTCCGGCTGGGATCAAAGGAATGGGAACGGATCAAAAACCGGGCCAGGAAGGGCATTGAGAAGCTGGCCTGGGACCTTTTGTCCCTTCAAGCAATGCGGCTCTCTGCGGATGGGTTCGCGTTTTCCGCAGACACTGAACTGCATAAAGAATTCGCCGAAACTTTTCCTTACACCGAAACAGTTGACCAGGTAAAAGCGCTTATGGATGTGACGGCTGATATGGAAAAGGCTAAGACTATGGACCGCCTGCTTTGCGGGGACGTGGGCTACGGCAAGACCGAGGTGGCCATGCGCGCAGGATTCAAGGCTGTGGTGAATAATAAGCAGGTGGCTTATCTTGTCCCGACCACTATCCTGGCTGAACAGCATTTTCAGAATTTCTCCAAGAGGCTGGAGAACTTTCCGGTGATCGTGGAGATGCTTTCCCGTTTCCGCACGCCCGGTCAGCAGGCGGATATCATTAAAAGGGTCAGGGATGGCAAAGTGGATATAGTTATCGGCACTCACCGGTTATTGTCGGATGACGTTATTTTCAAGGATCTGGGCCTGGTGATAATCGATGAGGAGCAGCGTTTCGGGGTTAAGGCCAAGGAAAAGCTCAAGGCCTTGAGGCTGACTACCGATGTGCTGACGCTGACCGCGACCCCCATACCCAGGACTTTGTATATGAGCCTGATGGGCGCCAAAGACCTGTCGGTCATCGATTCTCCGCCGGAAAATAGATTGCCTATCAAGACTGTCGTGGTAGAATATGATGAAGACCTGCTTCGGCAGGCGATTTTGCGGGAGTTGAACCGCAAAGGCCAGGTTTTTTTCCTGCATAACCGCATAGAGGACCTGGAGCGTGTTCAGGAAAAGATCAGCCGCTTATTGCCTAAAGGCGCAAGATTGGCTATAGGCCACGGTCAGATGCCTGCCAGGGAACTGGAACAGGTGATGTCCGCCTTCATAAAAGGCGATATCGATATCCTGTTATCGACTATGATCATTGAGTCCGGCATAGACATACCGAACGCCAATACGATCATAGTCAATAACGCCAATACCTTCGGTCTTTCCGACCTGCACCAATTAAGGGGCAGGGTAGGCAGGTTCAACCGTTCGGCTTACGCTTATTTCGTGGTCCCCCGGTCGGGGATTTTATCAGCCATATCCCAAAAAAGGCTTTCCGCGTTGCAGGAATATAGCCACCTTGGCGCGGGGTTCAAGATCGCTATGGAAGACCTTGAGATCCGCGGCGCAGGCAACCTCTTAGGCGTCCAACAGCACGGCTTCGTCAACGCGGTGGGTTTTGACCTTTACTGCCGGCTCTTGAAAGAAGCTATAAATACGCTTCAAAAAATACCGAAAGGATGA
- a CDS encoding peptidyl-prolyl cis-trans isomerase produces MSARDLFLKSALTVISLSVLISPAAAQDKIVAVVGNEVITQTDLDNFVNFTRIQMADKLSGSQLEEKITGMKAGLLQRLIEDKLILQEAKKNGVRADESRVNSRITEIKRRYPSEKHFRSALAEDGMVEANLVTKIRDQMLMYNIIDSKVRSKIVVNPVEITDFYNRNMSLFKTREERKFQSLLFESQDLAKSVYKQLKDGLDINEAAKKYSLTLSDLDARKTELRKEIEDVLFNLQVGEISQPVANLGKFYLLKLSAIIPPRQQTLAEVREQINNSLLERKMQEALVKWVDGLKKTAYIKIMP; encoded by the coding sequence ATGTCAGCCAGAGATTTATTCTTGAAGTCAGCATTAACGGTGATAAGTTTATCGGTTCTGATATCTCCAGCCGCGGCGCAGGATAAAATAGTGGCTGTGGTCGGTAATGAGGTCATTACCCAGACCGACCTGGATAATTTTGTAAATTTTACCCGCATACAAATGGCGGATAAGTTGAGCGGCAGCCAGCTTGAAGAAAAAATAACCGGTATGAAGGCGGGCCTTTTACAGCGGCTTATCGAGGATAAGCTTATTTTGCAGGAGGCTAAAAAGAACGGCGTCAGGGCCGATGAATCCCGGGTAAACTCCCGGATAACCGAGATAAAGCGGCGTTATCCGTCCGAGAAGCATTTTCGCAGCGCGTTAGCTGAAGACGGCATGGTCGAGGCCAACCTGGTCACTAAGATAAGGGACCAGATGCTGATGTATAACATCATCGACAGCAAGGTCAGGTCAAAAATCGTGGTAAATCCTGTTGAGATCACGGATTTCTACAACCGGAATATGTCTTTGTTCAAGACCAGGGAAGAGCGCAAATTTCAGTCTTTACTTTTTGAAAGCCAGGATCTGGCTAAGAGCGTATATAAGCAGTTGAAAGACGGCCTGGATATTAATGAGGCGGCGAAAAAATACTCGCTTACCTTGAGCGACCTTGATGCCCGCAAGACGGAATTGAGGAAAGAGATCGAGGATGTCTTGTTCAATCTCCAGGTCGGCGAGATATCCCAGCCTGTGGCAAACCTGGGCAAGTTCTATCTGCTTAAACTTAGTGCTATAATCCCGCCGCGTCAGCAGACCTTAGCCGAGGTCAGGGAGCAGATAAATAACAGCTTGCTCGAGCGGAAGATGCAGGAGGCTTTGGTTAAATGGGTGGATGGGCTTAAGAAAACCGCGTATATAAAGATAATGCCGTAA
- the pdxA gene encoding 4-hydroxythreonine-4-phosphate dehydrogenase PdxA, translating to MALRSSRISIGITIGDPAGIGPEVVAKALGYRYNAKITVIGDKRVFDKYGRKAKGFEFIDLNNVKRGGFKPGQVKPAYGRASMEYLDLAMDLLKFGSIHSLVTAPISKEAINLAGYHYSGHTEYLEKQSRVPHSVMMLLNDKFRFSLVTRHIPLKDAASRISAKSIEETIAITYNSLKNIFGVSYPRIVVCGINPHASDNGLIGDEENRIIIPCLKRLSKKIKGIAGPLPADIAIARAAKGKFDAVIAMFHDQALIPLKLTGDQSGVNITLGLNFIRTSPLHGTAFDIAGKGKADPGSMISAIKLALECTANQKKA from the coding sequence ATGGCTTTAAGATCATCGAGAATAAGTATCGGCATTACCATAGGGGATCCGGCTGGCATCGGGCCTGAGGTAGTTGCCAAGGCCTTGGGGTATCGCTATAACGCGAAGATAACCGTTATAGGCGATAAACGGGTTTTTGATAAATATGGCCGCAAGGCTAAAGGATTTGAGTTCATTGACCTGAATAATGTAAAGCGCGGCGGTTTTAAACCCGGACAGGTTAAACCTGCTTATGGCCGGGCATCAATGGAATATCTGGACCTGGCTATGGATCTGTTGAAGTTCGGCTCAATTCACAGCCTGGTCACCGCTCCGATATCCAAAGAGGCGATAAACCTGGCGGGTTATCATTATTCCGGGCACACCGAATATCTGGAAAAGCAAAGCCGTGTTCCTCATTCGGTAATGATGCTTTTGAATGATAAATTCCGTTTCAGCCTGGTCACCCGGCATATACCTCTAAAAGATGCGGCATCCCGGATCAGCGCTAAGTCAATAGAAGAGACTATTGCCATAACTTATAATTCCCTGAAGAATATCTTTGGCGTATCGTATCCCAGGATCGTGGTCTGCGGTATCAATCCGCATGCCTCGGATAACGGCTTGATCGGTGATGAAGAGAACCGGATCATTATTCCCTGCCTTAAGCGTTTAAGCAAAAAGATCAAGGGAATAGCCGGGCCTCTGCCCGCTGATATTGCCATAGCCAGGGCTGCCAAAGGCAAATTTGACGCGGTTATCGCTATGTTCCACGACCAGGCGCTTATCCCTTTGAAACTGACCGGTGATCAAAGCGGGGTGAATATAACCCTGGGGCTTAATTTCATCCGGACTTCGCCTCTACACGGCACTGCCTTTGATATCGCCGGCAAAGGCAAGGCTGATCCGGGCTCAATGATCTCTGCCATAAAACTCGCCTTAGAATGCACAGCAAACCAAAAAAAAGCTTAG
- the rsmA gene encoding 16S rRNA (adenine(1518)-N(6)/adenine(1519)-N(6))-dimethyltransferase RsmA — MHSKPKKSLGQNFLVDRNIQRKLVEFCDFSRSDSVLEIGSGQGAMTGLIADKVKKLFALEIDSSLIPILKESLAGRDNAEVIHHDILKFDIKQLGEKKIKVFGNIPYYITSPIIERLLNYKEMISEIFLTVQKEFGQRIAASPGSKEYGSFSCFTQYYLEPKILFTVKKNSFHPVPKVDSCFLRLLVRKTPAVDVRDEQLLFKIIRTSFQQRRKTLRNSLADVVSKEKLEEFFAKYKINPKIRPEELSLQQFAYLVNQERF; from the coding sequence ATGCACAGCAAACCAAAAAAAAGCTTAGGACAGAACTTTCTGGTTGACCGGAATATCCAGCGCAAGCTGGTGGAATTCTGCGATTTCAGCCGATCTGATAGTGTATTAGAGATCGGCTCAGGCCAGGGCGCAATGACCGGCTTGATCGCCGACAAGGTAAAGAAATTATTCGCCCTGGAGATCGACAGCTCGCTTATCCCGATCCTCAAAGAGTCTTTGGCCGGCCGCGACAATGCCGAGGTGATCCATCATGATATACTTAAATTCGATATTAAACAGCTTGGCGAGAAAAAGATCAAAGTCTTTGGCAACATTCCTTATTACATTACTTCGCCGATAATCGAGCGCCTCTTGAATTATAAGGAAATGATCTCGGAGATATTCCTGACTGTGCAGAAAGAATTCGGCCAGAGGATCGCTGCCAGCCCGGGGTCAAAGGAATACGGGTCTTTCAGCTGTTTTACCCAGTATTATCTTGAGCCGAAGATACTGTTTACGGTCAAGAAAAACAGCTTTCACCCGGTCCCCAAAGTGGATTCCTGTTTTTTGCGGCTTTTGGTCAGGAAAACCCCGGCGGTAGATGTTCGGGATGAACAGCTGTTGTTCAAGATCATCCGTACTTCATTCCAGCAAAGAAGGAAGACCCTGCGCAACAGCCTGGCGGATGTTGTTTCTAAGGAAAAACTGGAAGAATTCTTCGCGAAATATAAAATTAACCCCAAGATCAGGCCGGAAGAGCTTAGTTTGCAGCAATTTGCGTATCTAGTAAATCAGGAACGCTTCTGA
- the crcB gene encoding fluoride efflux transporter CrcB yields the protein MIKFLYLIVGGAVGTVARYFLSGLVYRIAGAAFPYGTLVVNLVGCFIIGFLVSISDNKFMLGTNAKLLLMIGFCGAFTTFSALIMETNGLIKDGESLRAFMNVLVSVVFGFIVFRLGVLLGEAI from the coding sequence ATGATAAAATTCCTTTATTTGATCGTTGGCGGCGCAGTAGGCACGGTGGCGCGTTATTTTTTATCCGGTCTTGTTTACCGGATCGCCGGCGCGGCTTTCCCTTATGGCACATTAGTAGTTAACCTGGTTGGATGTTTTATAATCGGTTTTCTGGTCTCGATCTCCGATAATAAGTTCATGCTGGGCACCAACGCTAAATTATTACTGATGATCGGTTTCTGCGGCGCGTTCACCACGTTTTCGGCATTGATCATGGAAACTAACGGTTTGATCAAAGACGGGGAAAGCCTCAGGGCTTTTATGAACGTGTTGGTCAGCGTGGTATTCGGTTTTATCGTATTCCGGCTGGGTGTTCTATTAGGCGAAGCTATATAA
- a CDS encoding DUF190 domain-containing protein, protein MKLPAEGKLLRIFIGEADKWQGKPLYEEIIFLAKQNGMAGATAIKGFMGFGCKSHMHTAKIMRLSEDLPIIIEIVDSEEKISAFIPSLDEMVKEGLITLEKANVIMYRA, encoded by the coding sequence ATGAAACTTCCGGCTGAAGGAAAATTACTTAGGATATTCATCGGTGAAGCGGATAAATGGCAGGGCAAGCCTCTTTATGAGGAGATAATCTTTCTGGCGAAGCAAAATGGAATGGCAGGAGCGACCGCTATTAAAGGCTTTATGGGGTTCGGCTGCAAAAGCCATATGCATACAGCCAAGATAATGCGGCTTTCCGAGGACCTGCCCATAATAATAGAGATCGTGGACAGTGAAGAGAAGATCTCCGCGTTTATTCCCAGTTTGGATGAAATGGTTAAGGAAGGCTTGATCACCCTGGAAAAAGCTAACGTGATAATGTACCGCGCTTGA
- a CDS encoding prohibitin family protein, which produces MEQRDTINFAINWLIKTGVFVVALVIFFGSFYVIGVGQVGVIFNQATGQTKSVQSGFNLKMPVIEQLSVFDIRTQRIDIVEDCASKDLQLVRMKTVINYHLDYTKVNEIFTKVGRDYTDKIIIPITNEIAKSLVSQYTVENIIVKRAELKDAIEVALRVKLGEYFIVIESVNLVNVDFTPEFNRIVEAKQIEEQKIKTAEYKKMQAAQNKEAVILEAEGESKRQELIKATVNPQIVSLEWIKKWDGKLPVTMLGDKTVMMVNQDENK; this is translated from the coding sequence ATGGAACAGCGGGATACAATTAATTTTGCGATAAATTGGTTGATCAAAACCGGGGTCTTTGTCGTGGCTTTAGTAATCTTCTTTGGAAGTTTTTATGTAATAGGCGTCGGCCAGGTAGGCGTAATATTTAATCAGGCTACGGGGCAGACTAAATCGGTTCAATCGGGGTTCAACTTGAAAATGCCGGTCATTGAACAGCTCAGTGTATTTGATATCAGAACGCAGCGGATCGATATAGTGGAAGATTGCGCTTCCAAAGATCTGCAGCTGGTTAGGATGAAAACCGTAATAAACTACCATCTTGATTATACCAAAGTAAATGAAATATTCACAAAAGTAGGCAGGGATTATACGGATAAGATCATCATCCCTATAACCAATGAGATCGCCAAGTCTTTAGTATCTCAATACACTGTGGAGAATATTATTGTAAAGCGCGCGGAATTGAAAGATGCTATTGAAGTGGCCTTGCGTGTAAAATTAGGCGAGTATTTTATCGTAATCGAGAGTGTTAATTTAGTGAATGTGGATTTCACCCCGGAATTCAACCGGATAGTTGAGGCGAAACAGATCGAAGAGCAGAAGATCAAAACAGCTGAGTATAAGAAGATGCAGGCCGCTCAAAACAAAGAAGCGGTTATTTTAGAAGCCGAGGGGGAATCCAAACGGCAGGAATTGATCAAGGCAACGGTTAATCCGCAGATCGTTTCTTTGGAATGGATCAAAAAATGGGATGGCAAGCTCCCGGTCACTATGTTAGGGGATAAAACAGTAATGATGGTTAATCAGGATGAAAACAAATAA
- a CDS encoding type II toxin-antitoxin system HicA family toxin, producing the protein MPDIFKIYEKACASSNNLSFLELCNLVEGAGFVFDRQKGTSHKIYKHPLIRDRIDAMVNIQDVHGKAKSWQVKVVLDLIEKYGLIK; encoded by the coding sequence ATGCCGGATATCTTCAAAATTTATGAAAAGGCTTGTGCTTCTTCGAATAATCTTTCTTTTCTAGAGTTATGTAACTTAGTAGAAGGAGCGGGTTTCGTTTTTGATAGGCAGAAAGGTACATCGCATAAGATTTACAAGCATCCATTAATACGGGATAGGATAGATGCAATGGTTAATATACAAGATGTACATGGCAAAGCTAAAAGCTGGCAAGTGAAAGTAGTCTTAGATTTGATCGAAAAATACGGCTTAATAAAATAA
- a CDS encoding type II toxin-antitoxin system HicB family antitoxin yields MGKYSINIVWSDEDAGFIATIPEFKNLSAFGNTYEEALKEAETVLEGYIESLKAENVPLPEPHKISEYSGQTRLRMPRDLHQAIALGAQRQGVSQNTYMVMLLSMNYTINSMLPIIEHAGEHIFITRVSSRGVDNDKTYYNPLVAHRNNLVTNDNTIEVKGLNNIVRGDL; encoded by the coding sequence ATGGGGAAATATTCAATTAATATTGTTTGGAGTGATGAGGATGCTGGATTCATTGCTACTATCCCTGAATTTAAGAATTTGTCAGCTTTTGGAAATACTTATGAAGAGGCTCTGAAAGAAGCTGAAACTGTTCTAGAAGGCTATATTGAATCTCTGAAAGCCGAGAATGTACCCTTACCAGAACCACACAAGATATCAGAATATAGTGGACAAACTCGTTTAAGAATGCCACGTGATTTACATCAGGCAATAGCGTTAGGAGCGCAAAGACAAGGGGTGTCCCAAAATACTTATATGGTAATGCTTCTTTCAATGAATTATACGATTAATTCCATGTTGCCAATAATTGAACACGCAGGAGAACATATATTTATAACTCGTGTAAGTTCCCGGGGCGTTGATAATGACAAAACATATTATAACCCGCTAGTAGCTCATCGGAATAATTTAGTAACAAATGATAATACAATTGAAGTCAAAGGGTTGAATAATATTGTGAGAGGTGATTTATGA
- the tpiA gene encoding triose-phosphate isomerase yields MRKTIIAGNWKMYKTIGQAIELANGLKRELFKVDAAKIDIVICPVFTALSETAEVVVNSNIALGCQDVYWQDEGAFTGEVSVPMAKDAGCKYVIIGHSERRQFFAETNETVNNKVKAVLKHGLTPIICCGELLAEREGNKTFDVLTDHIQNGLKGLSADDALKCVIAYEPVWAIGTGKTATPEQAQEAHKFIRGLLEKMYNKQTADAIRIQYGGSVKPENITELMSQPDVDGALVGGASLKVESFSEIIKQAEKVNK; encoded by the coding sequence ATGCGAAAAACTATTATAGCGGGTAACTGGAAGATGTATAAGACCATAGGCCAGGCAATAGAATTGGCTAATGGTTTAAAGAGAGAACTTTTCAAAGTAGATGCCGCGAAAATAGATATCGTGATCTGCCCGGTGTTCACCGCGTTAAGCGAGACCGCTGAGGTGGTCGTTAATTCCAATATCGCTTTAGGCTGCCAGGATGTTTATTGGCAGGATGAAGGCGCGTTCACCGGTGAGGTATCGGTGCCGATGGCAAAGGACGCCGGATGCAAATACGTGATCATCGGGCATTCCGAGCGCAGGCAGTTCTTCGCAGAGACCAATGAGACAGTGAATAACAAGGTAAAGGCGGTATTAAAGCACGGGCTTACCCCGATCATCTGCTGCGGCGAATTACTGGCGGAGCGGGAGGGCAACAAGACTTTTGATGTTTTGACCGACCATATCCAGAACGGCCTTAAAGGCCTGAGCGCTGATGACGCCTTGAAATGCGTTATCGCCTATGAACCGGTTTGGGCGATCGGCACCGGAAAGACCGCTACCCCGGAGCAGGCCCAGGAAGCGCATAAATTTATCCGCGGTTTGCTGGAAAAGATGTATAATAAACAAACAGCTGACGCCATAAGGATACAATACGGCGGAAGCGTTAAGCCTGAGAATATCACGGAGTTAATGAGCCAGCCTGATGTTGACGGCGCCCTGGTGGGCGGCGCCAGCCTGAAGGTGGAGTCGTTCTCTGAAATTATCAAACAGGCAGAAAAGGTGAATAAATAA
- the secG gene encoding preprotein translocase subunit SecG: MTIILWIHLIACFALIALILVQRGRGGGFVDSFSNLESMFGTKTSSFLTKLTTGAAITFFLTCLILTGLSLKQSRSLMRDVKSKPKASAAAAATPVANATAAAPAGHTPAAASAVTEQKAPAPEKAAEETKPAVNK; this comes from the coding sequence ATGACTATAATTCTCTGGATCCATCTTATTGCTTGCTTTGCGCTGATCGCTCTTATACTTGTTCAAAGAGGAAGAGGCGGCGGGTTCGTGGATAGCTTCTCCAATCTTGAATCAATGTTCGGCACCAAAACCAGCTCGTTTTTGACCAAATTGACCACAGGCGCGGCAATAACTTTTTTTCTGACCTGCCTGATACTTACCGGCCTGTCTTTGAAGCAGAGCCGTTCTTTGATGCGCGATGTTAAGAGCAAGCCGAAAGCGAGCGCGGCTGCTGCGGCGACTCCCGTGGCAAACGCCACTGCCGCTGCTCCGGCCGGACATACGCCTGCTGCTGCGAGCGCGGTGACTGAACAAAAGGCTCCGGCACCGGAAAAGGCCGCGGAAGAGACTAAGCCAGCGGTTAATAAATAA
- a CDS encoding peptide-binding protein, which yields MGNVIPKNIVIIRKLPIILVAFLFVLLAGLAFGQDRGDAVVSASIADARNLLPMLASDSSSSEVSGMIFNGLVKYDKDLNLTGDLAQSWEVLEGGLVIIFHLRKNIVWQDGVPFTAADVEFTYNKMIDPQVRTPYGGDFERVKSLEVLDDHNIKVTYKEPFVPGLASWGMSIIPKHLLEKEDLNDTKFSRNPVGTGPYKLKSWKPQEKIELTANPRYFEHQPYIDRAITRVIPDESTIFLELQTQGVDSSGLSPLQYSRQTDSEFFIKYYRKFRLPGFNYTYLGYNLRDSRFSDKRIRQALNYAVDKKEIIDMVLLGFGNIATGPYVQQSWAYNRSVSPVPFDPKKAKQLLKQAGWADSERSGWLEKNGRIFEFTIVTNQGNEERLKVAEIIQRRLKDIGIRVKIKVVEWSVFLSEVIDKKNFEAILLGWSVPREPDNFDIWHSSKTREGEFNFIGYKNEEVDKLLLEGRRTFDQQERRKIYNRIHTIIYDEQPYMFLFTSESLSILHKRFQGIKPAPAGIGYNFIDWWVKTADQKYRIIK from the coding sequence GTGGGCAATGTAATTCCTAAAAATATTGTTATCATAAGAAAGCTGCCAATCATACTGGTAGCTTTTTTATTTGTTTTGCTTGCCGGGCTGGCTTTCGGCCAGGATAGAGGGGATGCCGTTGTCAGCGCTTCCATAGCCGACGCCCGCAATCTCCTTCCTATGCTGGCTTCGGACAGCTCTTCCAGCGAGGTAAGCGGGATGATCTTTAACGGCCTGGTCAAATACGATAAAGACCTGAATTTGACCGGAGACCTGGCGCAAAGCTGGGAGGTGCTGGAAGGCGGTCTGGTCATTATTTTCCATCTCAGAAAGAACATTGTCTGGCAGGACGGGGTCCCTTTTACCGCTGCTGATGTGGAATTCACCTATAACAAGATGATTGATCCGCAGGTCCGGACTCCATACGGCGGTGATTTTGAGCGGGTCAAGTCCCTGGAAGTCCTGGACGACCATAATATCAAGGTAACTTATAAGGAGCCTTTTGTCCCGGGACTGGCCAGTTGGGGGATGTCCATAATCCCAAAGCATCTATTGGAAAAAGAGGACCTTAATGATACCAAATTCAGCCGTAACCCGGTGGGGACTGGCCCGTATAAATTAAAATCCTGGAAGCCGCAGGAAAAGATTGAGCTGACAGCCAACCCGAGGTATTTCGAGCATCAGCCGTATATCGACCGGGCAATTACCCGGGTTATCCCTGATGAATCCACGATATTTCTGGAACTGCAGACCCAGGGCGTTGATTCCTCAGGCCTGAGCCCTTTGCAATACAGCCGCCAGACTGACAGCGAGTTTTTTATAAAATATTACCGTAAGTTCCGGCTGCCGGGTTTTAATTACACATATCTGGGGTATAATCTGCGCGATTCCAGATTTTCGGACAAGCGGATCAGGCAGGCCTTGAATTACGCGGTGGATAAGAAAGAGATAATTGATATGGTCTTATTGGGATTCGGCAATATCGCCACCGGTCCGTATGTCCAGCAGTCCTGGGCGTATAACCGGTCGGTGAGCCCGGTGCCTTTCGATCCTAAAAAAGCTAAGCAATTGCTCAAGCAGGCTGGCTGGGCAGACAGTGAAAGAAGCGGCTGGCTTGAAAAGAACGGGAGGATCTTTGAGTTTACCATTGTCACCAACCAGGGCAATGAAGAGCGCTTGAAGGTCGCGGAAATAATCCAGCGCAGGCTTAAGGATATCGGCATCCGGGTAAAGATCAAGGTGGTGGAATGGAGCGTTTTCCTTTCGGAGGTGATCGATAAAAAGAATTTTGAGGCGATCCTTCTGGGCTGGAGCGTGCCCAGGGAGCCGGATAATTTCGATATTTGGCATTCTTCCAAGACCAGGGAAGGGGAATTCAATTTCATCGGTTACAAGAATGAAGAGGTGGATAAGCTCCTTCTGGAAGGCCGCAGGACCTTTGACCAGCAGGAAAGGCGCAAGATATACAATCGGATCCATACTATAATTTATGATGAACAACCGTATATGTTCCTGTTCACTTCGGAGAGTTTGTCCATACTGCATAAGCGCTTCCAGGGTATCAAGCCGGCTCCGGCGGGCATTGGCTATAATTTCATCGACTGGTGGGTCAAAACTGCCGATCAGAAATACCGAATAATTAAATAG